A genomic region of Bdellovibrionales bacterium contains the following coding sequences:
- a CDS encoding NAD(P)-binding protein: MATATNSQLYDFIIIGGDLSGLLIAQALEFGGLKVGLIDENETMGGSFRPFDVNGQNFESNLGIIKSSPEADLLLKWLEDQLGKPVIGPKLEISPLTFEGGTLKTFMGFGDRKFDSLEILNQYNQNCLIELKSQPDEWIKYLAETFIEERIPQSIVTKLNATNNSMEVTINGARTLIAEKVIYTPVAKHLLALFPENQLSNRLRQRLAKSRLYTSVNLHCLHKESAFTASSALHFLYGAKDEFEPTLGRFFKARYEFSGQTSVWMGLLNTDLAEDSEAIANLLREMKKQIKRAYPEFFENLSAEKIVVNEGSHGVIDLGLKVPGIVPEQPNLFLANHTQTGLPPLLGSIMVARLALEWALGSESGLGAESPQGGFSN; the protein is encoded by the coding sequence ATGGCAACAGCAACAAATTCCCAGCTCTACGATTTTATTATCATAGGCGGTGACCTGTCCGGTTTGCTAATTGCACAGGCTCTTGAATTTGGTGGATTGAAAGTGGGTCTCATTGATGAAAATGAAACCATGGGCGGATCTTTTCGCCCATTTGATGTCAACGGTCAAAATTTCGAATCAAATCTTGGAATTATCAAGTCTTCCCCCGAGGCCGACCTTTTATTGAAGTGGTTGGAAGACCAACTCGGAAAGCCAGTGATTGGCCCAAAGCTCGAGATTTCGCCCCTTACTTTTGAGGGCGGAACCTTGAAAACCTTTATGGGGTTTGGAGATCGCAAATTTGACTCTCTTGAAATCCTGAACCAGTACAATCAAAACTGCCTCATTGAACTCAAGAGCCAGCCGGATGAGTGGATTAAGTACTTGGCCGAGACATTCATTGAAGAAAGAATCCCGCAGTCCATCGTGACAAAACTGAATGCGACAAACAATTCGATGGAAGTGACCATCAATGGCGCGCGAACCCTGATCGCAGAAAAAGTCATCTATACCCCTGTCGCGAAGCACCTCCTAGCGCTCTTTCCCGAAAATCAACTTTCCAATCGCTTGCGTCAGCGTCTTGCAAAATCACGCCTCTACACTTCGGTAAATTTGCATTGCTTGCATAAGGAAAGCGCTTTTACTGCATCGTCAGCACTCCATTTCCTTTATGGGGCAAAAGATGAATTTGAGCCCACCTTGGGGCGATTTTTCAAGGCCCGCTATGAATTTTCTGGCCAAACCTCAGTTTGGATGGGGCTTCTCAACACTGACCTCGCTGAAGATTCAGAGGCGATAGCTAATCTGTTGAGAGAAATGAAAAAGCAAATTAAGAGGGCCTATCCCGAATTTTTCGAAAATCTTTCTGCTGAGAAAATTGTTGTCAATGAAGGCAGCCATGGAGTCATAGATCTCGGGTTGAAAGTTCCGGGTATCGTTCCTGAGCAGCCCAACCTCTTTCTTGCCAATCACACCCAGACGGGTCTTCCGCCTTTGCTGGGTTCAATTATGGTGGCTCGCCTTGCGCTAGAATGGGCCTTGGGCTCCGAATCGGGACTAGGGGCAGAATCTCCGCAAGGTGGTTTCTCTAATTAG
- the priA gene encoding primosomal protein N': MENIKPESHCLVAVDAPLPPLTYSVDSSLAEMPSRGQHVTIPLGKRSVSGVILGSAAKLNSDKFKIKNIQSVVETLPPIPEPTLKWIEWLSKYYFFPVGQIAALCSPPLNKLGRGSRKKSPVPENSEDMLLELTSEQQKVTHAIGLNQGFHVHLLHGVTGSGKTEVYLQLLSKILDAGKKGLVLVPEISLTPQLLRRFAARFPGRVAVIHSHLTKRERTEQWWSIISGQKKILVGARSALFCPIHDLGIIIVDEEHEGSFKQDDSLKYQARDASIMLARYHDCPIVLGSATPSLESWQNALSGRYSLHSLSKRVAERSMPLIEIIDMKKEREQRRSHENRGHLPFWLSHRLHESLTQCFEQSDQAALFLNRRGIAQTVFCPSCGITYECPNCSISLTLHGTNHLVCHYCDYHEKLFDHCKKCGSLDIGPLGLGTELIEHDVRLLFPQIKVARADRDEIQSRQDLENIIFSFEKGQVNLLIGTQMIAKGLDFKGLNLVGLVMADVGFNLPDFRASERSFQLLLQMGGRAGRHSDLPGRVIIQTYNPSHPSIVHAIKSDFHQFAQEELLVRSSLHYPPFSRLASFRIQGNSLEGTEGVSQVLGRRCQLLRAQKQAYKAIEILGPAPAPLAKLRGKHRFQVLIKSPEVALLSAFCKQVLSDESWVQRGVKIQIDIDPVNLL, translated from the coding sequence ATGGAAAATATAAAACCTGAGTCTCACTGTTTGGTCGCAGTCGATGCTCCTCTCCCTCCTCTCACTTATTCCGTTGATTCCAGCCTCGCCGAAATGCCGTCTCGAGGCCAGCACGTTACAATACCTCTAGGGAAACGCTCCGTTTCCGGTGTTATTCTTGGCTCTGCGGCCAAATTAAATTCGGACAAATTCAAAATCAAAAATATCCAATCTGTGGTCGAAACACTCCCTCCAATTCCAGAGCCCACTCTTAAATGGATTGAGTGGCTATCAAAATATTATTTTTTTCCTGTTGGGCAAATTGCAGCACTGTGCTCTCCACCACTCAATAAGCTGGGCCGTGGATCAAGAAAGAAATCCCCCGTGCCGGAAAACTCAGAAGATATGCTGTTGGAGTTGACGAGCGAACAGCAAAAGGTGACTCATGCAATAGGGCTCAATCAGGGATTCCATGTGCACTTGCTTCATGGTGTCACAGGTTCGGGAAAGACAGAAGTCTACCTTCAACTATTGTCAAAGATTCTGGATGCTGGGAAGAAGGGTCTTGTCCTTGTTCCTGAGATATCCTTGACACCACAACTATTGAGAAGATTTGCCGCGCGCTTCCCAGGTCGTGTAGCAGTAATTCATTCCCATTTGACAAAACGCGAGCGCACCGAACAGTGGTGGAGCATCATTTCAGGACAAAAGAAGATCCTTGTGGGCGCTCGTTCAGCTCTTTTTTGTCCCATTCATGATTTGGGAATTATCATCGTCGATGAAGAACATGAGGGCAGCTTCAAACAGGATGATTCCCTTAAATATCAAGCGAGAGATGCAAGCATCATGTTGGCCCGATACCACGATTGCCCAATTGTTTTAGGGAGTGCCACGCCAAGTCTCGAATCTTGGCAAAACGCCCTCAGTGGACGCTATTCACTGCATTCATTGAGTAAAAGAGTCGCCGAGCGATCTATGCCCCTTATCGAAATTATCGACATGAAAAAGGAGCGTGAACAGAGGCGATCTCATGAGAATCGAGGCCATCTGCCGTTTTGGTTAAGTCATAGATTGCATGAATCGCTGACTCAGTGTTTTGAACAGAGTGATCAGGCGGCGCTTTTTTTAAATCGCAGAGGAATCGCTCAAACTGTATTTTGTCCCTCTTGCGGTATCACCTACGAATGTCCTAACTGTTCCATCTCTCTCACTCTTCACGGGACAAATCATCTTGTCTGTCACTATTGTGACTATCACGAAAAGCTTTTTGACCACTGCAAGAAATGTGGTTCACTTGATATCGGTCCTCTTGGCTTGGGGACAGAACTCATTGAACACGACGTTCGTCTGCTTTTTCCTCAAATAAAGGTGGCGAGAGCTGACCGAGATGAAATTCAGAGTCGACAAGATCTCGAGAATATTATTTTTTCATTTGAGAAGGGTCAGGTCAATCTCTTGATCGGCACCCAAATGATTGCCAAAGGCCTGGATTTCAAGGGACTAAATCTCGTGGGGCTGGTCATGGCCGATGTCGGTTTTAACCTCCCAGATTTTCGAGCCTCAGAGAGAAGTTTTCAGCTACTGCTGCAGATGGGGGGAAGAGCAGGAAGACATTCAGATCTTCCGGGCAGAGTCATTATTCAAACCTACAACCCCAGCCATCCGAGTATTGTTCACGCCATCAAAAGCGATTTTCACCAATTTGCTCAGGAGGAGCTCCTGGTGCGAAGTTCACTTCATTATCCACCTTTCAGTCGACTGGCATCCTTTCGAATCCAAGGCAACAGCCTGGAAGGAACAGAAGGCGTCTCCCAAGTTTTGGGAAGACGTTGCCAACTTCTTCGCGCGCAAAAACAGGCCTATAAGGCAATTGAAATTTTAGGTCCCGCACCTGCTCCCCTGGCAAAATTGCGTGGCAAACATCGATTCCAAGTCCTCATCAAAAGTCCAGAGGTGGCCTTGTTGAGTGCTTTTTGCAAACAAGTTCTGAGCGACGAAAGTTGGGTCCAGAGGGGAGTAAAAATTCAAATTGATATCGATCCCGTCAATTTGCTCTGA